In Acanthopagrus latus isolate v.2019 chromosome 16, fAcaLat1.1, whole genome shotgun sequence, one DNA window encodes the following:
- the LOC119034310 gene encoding platelet-activating factor receptor-like, whose translation MGSTTGEVDMSGTSGVDSGSNLTFLDSEFRYVLFPVAYSIIFVIGLVENIYVLYVLRCLRETKNMGEIRIYMTNLTIADLLFVLALPLWIGYYSRRGDWVYIDFTCRLSGSLFFINTYCSVLFLGAISVNRYWAVTQPLDAASSDHRCRGIIVCVIIWVLTVSMAVPQLVSPGTNPDKNFTRCFEGYQNQTDLEKKKVAAPHFTIIGLFFVVFFLVVVCNFLIARALLSQSPAQSMIISKKSTRTTSSTSRRPRGTKRRDLQMLIAVVGVFVLCFLPHHIIQGPWTLAVLQIEEGWGHVKWSEETRQVLNDAHQLTLVLMGLNCILDPIVYCFATRKFRRFIMDHIKKFGKGEDFSKTATTQLSMDSRNQSLRPQNEDQQHEMD comes from the coding sequence ATGGGCTCAACTACAGGAGAAGTTGACATGTCAGGAACCTCTGGTGTGGACTCTGGAAGTAACTTGACCTTCCTGGATTCTGAATTTCGTTATGTCCTCTTTCCAGTCGCCTACAGTATCATCTTTGTCATTGGACTTGTTGAGAACATCTACGTGCTGTATGTCCTGCGCTGCCTCCGCGAAACCAAGAATATGGGCGAAATCCGCATCTACATGACAAACCTGACCATCGCTGATCTTCTATTTGTGCTCGCTCTTCCCTTGTGGATTGGCTATTACAGTCGCCGAGGTGATTGGGTCTACATAGACTTCACCTGCCGGCTTAGTGGTTCGTTGTTCTTCATCAACACCTACTGCTCCGTCCTCTTCCTCGGAGCCATCAGCGTCAACCGGTACTGGGCTGTCACCCAGCCTCTGGATGCTGCCTCTTCGGACCACAGATGTCGTGGGATCATCGTGTGTGTCATCATCTGGGTGTTGACCGTGTCAATGGCTGTTCCACAACTGGTATCTCCAGGGACCAACCCTGACAAGAACTTCACTCGCTGTTTTGAGGGGTACCAGAATCAAACagatttagaaaagaaaaaagtggctGCCCCTCATTTTACAATAATtggattattttttgttgtctttttccttgTCGTGGTGTGTAATTTTCTCATTGCTCGGGCATTACTTTCTCAAAGTCCCGCCCAGTCTATGATTATATCTAAAAAGTCCACCAGGACCACGTCTTCGACATCTAGAAGACCCAGAGGCACGAAAAGGAGGGACCTGCAGATGTTGATAGCTGTGGTGGGggtgtttgttctgtgtttcctgCCCCACCACATCATTCAAGGCCCTTGGACACTGGCAGTGTTGCAGATCGAGGAGGGCTGGGGCCACGTAAAGTGGAGCGAGGAGACTCGTCAGGTGTTGAACGACGCGCATCAGCTCACTTTAGTTCTCATGGGCCTCAATTGCATTTTGGATCCAATAGTTTATTGTTTCGCCACAAGGAAGTTCAGAAGATTCATCATGGACCACATTAAAAAGTTTGGAAAGGGAGAGGACTTTTCAAAGACGGCCACCACACAGCTGTCCATGGACAGCAGGAATCAGAGCCTGAGACCCCAGAACGAGGACCAACAGCACGAAATGGACTGA
- the LOC119034309 gene encoding platelet-activating factor receptor-like — MGSTTGEADMSGTSGVDSGSNSTFLDSEFRYALFPVAYSIIFVIGLVENIYMLYVLRCLRETKNMGEIRIYMKNLTIADLLFVLALPLWIGYYSRRGDWVYTDFICRLSGSLFFINTYCSVLFLGAISVNRYWAVTQPLDAASSDHRRRGIIVCVIIWVLTVSMAVPSLISPGTNPDKNFTRCFEGYQNQTDLEKKKVAAPHFAIIGLFFVVFFLVVVCNFLIARALLSQSPGQSMIISKKSTRTTSSTSRRPRGVKRRALQMLIAVVGVFVLCFLPHHIIQGPWTLAVLQIEEGWGHVKWSEETRQVLNDAHQLTLVLMGLNCILDPIVYCFATRKFRRFIIAHIKKFGKGEGCSQTANTQLSMDSRNQSLRPQNEDQQHKMD, encoded by the coding sequence ATGGGCTCAACTACAGGAGAAGCTGACATGTCAGGAACCTCTGGTGTGGACTCTGGAAGTAACTCGACCTTCCTGGATTCTGAATTTCGTTATGCCCTCTTTCCCGTCGCCTACAGTATCATCTTTGTCATTGGACTTGTTGAGAACATCTACATGCTGTATGTCCTGCGCTGCCTCCGCGAAACCAAGAATATGGGCGAAATCCGCATCTACATGAAAAACTTGACCATCGCTGATCTTCTATTTGTGCTCGCTCTTCCCTTGTGGATTGGCTATTACAGTCGCCGAGGTGATTGGGTCTACACAGACTTCATCTGCCGACTTAGTGGTTCGTTGTTCTTCATCAACACCTACTGCTCCGTCCTCTTCCTCGGAGCCATCAGCGTCAACCGGTACTGGGCTGTCACCCAGCCTCTGGATGCTGCCTCTTCGGACCACAGACGTCGTGGGATCATCGTGTGCGTCATCATCTGGGTGTTGACCGTGTCAATGGCTGTTCCATCCCTGATATCTCCAGGGACCAACCCTGACAAGAACTTCACTCGCTGTTTTGAGGGGTACCAGAATCAAACagatttagaaaagaaaaaagtggctGCCCCTCATTTTGCAATAATtggattattttttgttgtctttttccttgTCGTGGTGTGTAATTTCCTCATTGCTCGGGCATTACTTTCTCAAAGTCCCGGTCAGTCTATGATTATATCTAAAAAGTCCACCAGGACCACGTCTTCGACATCTAGAAGACCCAGAGGCGTGAAACGGAGGGCCCTGCAGATGTTGATAGCTGTGGTGGGggtgtttgttctgtgtttcctgCCCCACCACATCATTCAAGGCCCTTGGACACTGGCAGTGTTGCAGATCGAGGAGGGCTGGGGCCACGTAAAGTGGAGCGAGGAGACTCGTCAGGTGTTGAACGACGCGCATCAGCTCACTTTAGTTCTCATGGGCCTCAATTGCATTTTGGATCCAATAGTTTATTGTTTTGCCACAAGGAAGTTCAGAAGATTCATCATAGCCCACATTAAAAAGTTTGGAAAGGGAGAGGGCTGTTCACAGACGGCCAACACACAGCTGTCCATGGACAGCAGGAATCAGAGCCTGAGACCCCAGAACGAGGACCAACAGCACAAAATGGACTGA